The Paenibacillus uliginis N3/975 genome has a window encoding:
- the metG gene encoding methionine--tRNA ligase: MANIYIGGAWPYANGSLHLGRLSSLLPGDVLARYFRAKGEKVLYVSGSDCHGTPVAVQAEKEGISPSDYAGRYHDELLECFNKLGFSYDLYTRTDTANHHQVVKELFLKLLDNEYLYRKTIQQSYCESDERFLPDRYVEGTCPVCGQRARGDQCDYCSTLLDPSDLSERTCKLCGSTPVERPTEHYYIALTRLQSELEEYAVHAQGWRENAKQLTKRYLEEGLQDRAATRDLSWGVDVPVSGFEDKKIYVWIEAVSGYLSASKQWAEETGGNWEQFWLEGEDSIVSYYVHGKDNVPFHTLIWPAILLGTGGLHLPDHIISCEYMTLEGKKFSTSRNWAVWVPNLLSRYDPDTIRYFLIANGPEKRDTDFSWREFIHSHNGELLGAYGNLVNRTLAFIVKSFDGEVPEGELSEEWRITIEKLYLKSGVLIEDGKLKDALEYIFAGVRKANKYFDEQKPWIQIKDQREACGHTLYNCVQIIANLSQLLHPFIPFSCEKVRRFLNLAQPSWKMINVPVQQSISDLELLFERIDVSRIEEETNLLNKQLLDSN; the protein is encoded by the coding sequence ATGGCAAATATTTATATTGGCGGTGCATGGCCGTATGCGAACGGATCGTTGCACCTCGGCAGGCTTTCAAGTTTATTACCTGGTGATGTACTGGCACGTTATTTTCGCGCAAAAGGTGAGAAAGTACTATATGTTTCGGGCAGTGATTGTCACGGTACACCTGTGGCGGTTCAGGCTGAAAAAGAAGGCATATCACCGTCGGATTATGCAGGCAGGTACCATGATGAACTTCTGGAATGTTTCAATAAACTGGGGTTTTCGTATGATTTGTACACACGTACCGACACCGCCAACCACCATCAGGTAGTTAAGGAACTGTTCTTAAAGCTGCTCGACAACGAATATTTGTATAGAAAAACAATACAGCAATCCTACTGCGAGAGCGATGAGAGATTTTTGCCGGACCGTTATGTAGAAGGAACTTGTCCTGTGTGCGGACAACGGGCGCGAGGAGATCAGTGCGATTATTGCTCCACCTTGCTGGACCCTTCCGATTTGAGTGAGAGAACGTGCAAATTATGCGGATCAACTCCGGTAGAGCGGCCAACCGAACATTACTATATTGCTTTAACCCGATTACAGTCTGAATTGGAGGAGTATGCGGTTCATGCACAAGGATGGAGAGAGAACGCAAAGCAATTGACCAAAAGATATTTGGAGGAGGGGCTTCAAGACCGTGCAGCGACAAGGGACTTGTCTTGGGGAGTCGATGTTCCTGTCAGTGGATTCGAGGACAAGAAAATCTATGTATGGATTGAAGCCGTCAGTGGGTACTTGTCTGCTAGCAAACAGTGGGCTGAAGAAACGGGAGGTAACTGGGAGCAGTTCTGGCTTGAAGGGGAAGACAGCATTGTATCGTATTATGTACATGGTAAGGATAACGTACCTTTTCATACGCTGATCTGGCCTGCAATATTATTGGGGACTGGTGGACTTCATCTGCCGGATCATATCATTTCCTGTGAATACATGACACTCGAGGGAAAGAAATTCTCTACCAGTCGGAATTGGGCGGTGTGGGTTCCGAATTTACTGAGCCGGTATGATCCGGATACGATTCGTTATTTTCTCATTGCAAACGGACCTGAAAAGCGGGATACCGACTTCTCATGGAGGGAGTTCATTCACAGTCACAATGGTGAGCTGCTCGGTGCTTACGGTAATTTGGTGAACCGAACCTTGGCTTTTATTGTAAAATCTTTCGACGGAGAAGTTCCGGAAGGGGAATTGTCGGAAGAATGGCGAATTACGATAGAGAAACTGTATTTGAAATCCGGGGTACTTATTGAAGACGGAAAGCTTAAAGACGCACTGGAGTATATCTTTGCTGGTGTACGCAAGGCCAACAAGTATTTCGATGAACAAAAGCCGTGGATTCAAATAAAAGATCAGCGGGAGGCATGTGGACATACGTTATACAATTGCGTGCAGATCATTGCCAATCTATCGCAGCTGCTTCATCCATTCATCCCCTTTTCATGTGAGAAGGTAAGAAGGTTCCTGAATTTAGCGCAGCCGTCCTGGAAGATGATAAATGTACCCGTTCAGCAGAGTATAAGCGATCTAGAATTGCTGTTTGAGCGCATTGATGTCAGTCGGATCGAGGAGGAAACCAACCTCTTGAATAAACAGTTGCTGGATTCTAACTAG